Below is a genomic region from Cuculus canorus isolate bCucCan1 chromosome 31, bCucCan1.pri, whole genome shotgun sequence.
agaacgtctgacgaggagcggctgagggacctggagttgtttagcctggagaaggctgagaggagaccttattgctctctacaactccctgaaaggaggttgtagagaggacggtgctgggctcttctcccaagtgacaggggacaggacaagggggaatggcctcaagctccgccaggggagggtcagaatggacatcaggaaaacatttttcacagaaagggtcattagTCCTCATCAgggtggttgagtccccatccctggagacggTGATCAGCTGCATGGTgtagtggcagatgggaatggttggactcgatgatcctggaggtcttttccaacctatgaTCTCTATTTTCATagatcatagaagagtttggattggaagggaccttaaagaccatccagttccaacccccctgccatgagcagggatgtgtcccactagaccaggccgccctaaggccccatccaacctggccttgaacacctccagggatggggcattttAGCGAGGTTTAATCAAAATGATGACTTGGACCCAAATGAGGTCTTGATTTGCACCATAATCCCACGGGAAAACAACTCCATTTGGGGCGAGAAGGGAGGAAGTTGAAGATTAGCAAATAAATTAGCAAAAAATTagcaaaaacattaaaaaatacattttggggCCATCAAACCCGCCTCgttaaaacaactttttaatgtaatttctgtttctttgaaggGAAATGCATCGCCGAGCACCgtaagtgcatttttttctccctcttctacAAATTCCCCCATTGGTTTTGGGATTGGAGTTTCCATCCTTGTTAAtgatttgtcttttcttggGCGTTTTTAGcgaaagaggaagaaaaaatgggtGAGTaaattgctgttttgttttgccgAGTGATGTCCAGTAGCTGCGTAGGGAATTATTGGGTGTGATAATCATTATCAATATTATATATCTAATGATAAAATGAATGTGGCTTGAATTATCAGACGACGAAAAGACAAAGCATCCAATTGGATTTGCcatacagagggacctggacaggttggagaggtggaggagaacctcatgaggttcaacaaggtcaagtgcaaggtccttcACCTGGATCGGGGCAATCCCAAACAGATCCAGACTGGTGGGGAAAATGGATTGGAAGTAGAGGACAAGGACTTGGGGAGGTGGAGGATGAGAAACACAGGttcagggaatggtttgggttggaaaagaccttatggatcatccagttccaacccctttgccatgggcaaggtcaccttccactggatcaggttgctcaaagcctcatcaacagttttcagctgaaagaggggagaatgagatgagatcttaggaagaaatgttctcctttgagggtggggaggccctggaacaggttgtccagagaagtcaagGATGCTCCAActctggagatgttgaaggccaggttggatggggcttggagcaacctgatccagtgggaggtgtccctgcccatggcagggggtttggtGGACCCATAcgggctttgaagtcccttccaacccaaaccattccatgatttgcaAGAAGACCCCGGTCCGTGGGTGAACGTCAGATTATATCACCTTAATTCTCTTTCTcgctctctctttcctcttccacagCGAACGTGACACTGGACCCAGAGACAGCCCACCCGCGCCTCATCCTCTCCCAGGACCAGAAGAGTGTGAGATGGGAATATATCCTGCAGGAGCCTCCCAGCAACCCCGAGCGGTTTGACGCTGATCCTTGCGTGCTGGGTTGCGAAGCCTTCACCTCCGGGCGCCACTGCTGGGTGGTGGACCTTGCAGAGGGACAGTTCTGCGCCGTCGGAGTCAGCAAAGAGTCTCTGCGGAGGAAGGGATCCATCAGCTTTAATCCCGAGGAGGGGATCTGGGCGGTGCAGCAATGGGGATTCAAGAACCGCGCCCTCACTGACCCTCCAACCCTCCTGGACCTCCCACGCGTCCCCAGAAGGATCCGGATCTGTCTTGACTACGACTGGGGAGAGGTGGCGTTCTTTGACTTTGACAACAAAACACccattttcacttttcctccGGCTTCCTTTGCCGGGGAGCGGATCCGGCCGTGGTTCTGGGTGGAGCTGGGCGCGCTCTCTCTGGTCCGATGACCTTTTGTGTTGCTCTTCGTGCAGCGAGCTCAGCACCAGCAGCGAGCGGGTGGCTTGAGGGCCAGGAGGAGTGGTTGAAGCACCTTACTCCATCCAGACGCCAACAGCCAGGTGGTTAAGAGCAGCAGGATAGAGACCAGGATAAGGAATGCTAACCGGAAGAACAGCATCAAACCTCAttttggaggtgttcaaggccaggatggatggggcttggagcagcctgatccagtgggaggtgtccccgcccatggcaagggctttgagatcccttccaacccaaaccattccatgattcattcTTCCCCGTTCCCAATCGAGTGCTCTAACTGTCATCGTGTGAAGGAAAACCAGGCCCTCCTGCATCTTCTGGTGGATGGAAGGTCTGCCCAGCCTCAACCCTGGGCCCAACATCTCATAGTTGCAGTTCCAGCAAACATCAAACGACCTGCAGAGACGCAGGCTCCTCCTTTGGTTGATGGGAAGAGTTGGGCACCGGGGTGAGTCGACGCTTGCATCGCCCAAATGAGAGTCCAGGCTCCCaccagcattttcttcttctcgGTTAGTGGTTGACGTGTAGAGTTCAACCATTCAAGCCACATTTAGAGTAGGTAAAGGGAAATCAACACTTCTAGTGGACAACTCTTCTCATCCAGTCATGGATGTCAAAATGGGACAGGTCAATCCCGTGCCTCTCTCCATCAACTGTTGGAGAAGACTACACGTGGAAGAGATTAAGCAACTCCTCTTCACGCAACCTGTGTACACATTAAGGCCCTTGACCAAGGGATGTGGCCAACCCTCTGTGATTGTCTGCAGAGCTCCAAGGCGCCTGCTCGATGCCGTCATCTTTGTGCACAGGTTTCTTCTCAACTGCTCCAGCCTCCATGGTGCTGGTCAGGGCGTTGCTCCTGTGGTCCTTCATACCAGAGCCAGACACGGTGGTGTCTTCTAGCAGGACTAAATCCAACTCGGATCTGCCGTGGGATGATGATCTCATTCCAGCTGGCTTAGCCAGAGTCTATGAGTTTAGCTCAGactttgggagaagagagaaaccTGGAGTCAAGACAAAGCAGGCGTGATGCCCTGAGGTGAAACCCGGGCTGCAAACCTGAGGGGATGGACACCATGGTCTTCACCTTCCACTGCAGTTTCACAGCACCGATGAATTCCGCTTTAACCCCTGCTCGCTCTTAGCCACCTGTAAAGCCTGGAACCTTGTCTTCTGCCCCACCCTGGAATGGCCAACAGGTGTTTCCCAGCTGACAATAAACCATGTGAGGTTCTCCAGAGtccatttgatttcttttttccagctggTCCAACCTGGGCCCATCCTGGCCCTCTCAGATGATGCCTTCAGCCTGTACCATCTCTCCTTGCAGACTCTTGACCCTCCGGAGAACAGGGAACCTTTGAGGTGGATCCCACCAGGGACAGATGCTCTCACCTCCCACCTGTGAGCAACATCGACGTTATCTCAGGGTCTCAGCCCTGTGGGTTTGGGCTTCCTTcctggaaggtgtccctgcccatggcagtaaggttggaactggatgatcttgaacATCCCTTCCCAAACTATCCCATGATTCTGATTCCTGCAGTTTGTCAGGCCAGAAACCTTCATTATTGCAACCCACGGTGGTGGTGGCATGGGTGTAGGGCAGACAGGAGAAGATCCAAGCGGTGCGAAGAGGCAGAAGGGGGACAGATCATTCATGTCTGAGGGCTTTGAGATGATGACATGTTAAAggttaaggtcccttccaactcaaaccattccatgatccaCGATCTAAGAAAGCGCACTTCCTCTAGCGGCTCAAACACCCTCATCCCTCCTTGCTTTgtaacagaagacagaaattgGGGTGAAAACagtataataaataataataaatcctCTTTTCTAAGTAACCATCGATATGGCAACCATCCCAGAGGAGAAACCACCCCTTCTCCCTGCTGTAAATCTCACTCCATGGCTTCAAAGCCCAACTTTGCAAAGCCgttaattaaaaatagcagtCAAGGTGGTCCCATGATTCCACACATGAAAGAGGCTGGACAGGAGATGGAAAAGCCAACTCGCTCGTTATTTAAAGCACTGGCATAAGCGCTGCGCTTATTTTGTCCTGCGGTGATGGCCAAGGTTGGGTGGTGGGTGCTCCAGAGGTGGCTGTGTCGGATGGGCCTTTGTTGGGTGGTGGCCAATGCCCCACCGTGCCCAGTCGCCAAACCTATAGCTGAAAATGACGAAGGATCCTAAATCCAAGCTTTATCTTGGATCATAAATCCAAGCTGGGGACACTGATCCACAGAAGGAGGTGGACAAGTCTGGCCCGGCTGGGAGGCGCCAGGCGGCACATTCCTCTCCGTGTTTCCTTAAATAGGGCTGATCTCTCGCCTCTGTCCTCCGTGCGATCCGAGCCCGCGCTCCAGCAGCCCTGCggaggctggagaggagccACCGAGACTTTGTGCTGCTGCCTAACGGGTAAGTGTCTCCTTTGGGACGGTGGGGAACGTTCCGGCAAAGGGAACCGGCACCCTCTCAGCCCCTCCAGCACTGCCgagatgtttttctgtgtgaaatgcCGTTAAATTTGGGGTCACTGAAGTCTGTCTGGGTGGCACAAGTTGTCCGGAGTGGGGATCGCGTTGCTGAGCTTTAAAGGGTGGGGAGCGGACGTGGGAGGACACCAGGTCATGGACCGGCAAGGGAGCAGGTTTGAGCTTGAGATTTGGGAAGGAAATGCCAGTTCCCACCAGGTGGGAAGGTTGGTTCCTTCTCCTTTGGCCACCCCAAGGGTGGAGACGCCAGTGCCCATGGTGCAGACTTGCACATAGGTGAGACAAACCTCGATGTCCAAGAGATGGACGTCAAGTCGAAATGTtgctggaggacaagtcttcCTCAAATCAACATCTAAAATAGGGTAGAGCTGCTCTCCTactctccttcttcttccacCCATGCCAAGAGGTTTTATGTTTGCTCTACTGCAGGCAGTGAGGGGATGAGGaactggagaagctgctgccatGGCTTCTGGTTCATCCAGAGCAGGGGacagtgaagaagaaagcaCCCACCACActgttctgcagcatcagtTAGATCCCAGGCACCTGGGCTGTGGACCCACCAGCTGTGGAGGTGGCACGGCCCAATCCTGGCCTAAGCAAGGAAGGTTTGGAGATGCTGAGGCTGTTGGCTACCGAAGGCAGCTCAGAAAAGGCAATTTCCAGCCAAAACAGCATTTGGAGCATTTAGTGGAGAAGCTGAAGCTCTTGGGTCTGGAAGGAGGCAGCGGGGAGCGGGAACATCTCTGCTCCTGGCGCAAGAGGATGTTGGCCTCCAAGGGGGTTGGAAAACCACCTGGCTTCAGCTGTGGTGGGCCAAGGAATTGTGGAGGTCCTGCTGCAACCCATGAAGAGGAATCGGCCCATGAGGACAAGGTCAGGTCCATGAACAGGTTGGGGTTAATTTCTCCTCTAAAACGTTCTGACCACCTTGAGGGATGCTGTAGTTTCTTGGGATCATGGGCTTCCAGCCAGATAGTGGTTCTCCATAGTTGTTTTCTCCACCATGAAAGGGAAATAAGTGGAGagaggtggaaaaggaaaacaccaACAACTCCCTTAGTTGGGCTAAAACTgggaaaatattgatttttcagcCTAAACCCTTTGCCCCCTCTATCTTCTCCATCCTCGTGTCCACGCTGCGATTTTGTTCCTAAACTGGGGGGAAGAAGTGTTTCCAACCATCCCATCCCCACTCGCGCCCTcccaaactgtttttcttccttcaggagCAAATACGCTGTGACCTGGAGAAGCTCAAGAAACAAAGGGAAGCGATTTTGGAGCTGAAGATGAGTGGCGAGAGACGATGCCAAGACTATTTGGTGAGTGGCTGTTGCCATCACCCACTAAAACAGAGGTGTTGGAGCGCTGTGGTCTATGGTGTCATCTTTCCACATCCTACAGACACAGACTGAGGTCGAGAGGCAGAAGATAGTGTCGGAATTCCGGCAGCTGCGCCGGTTTCTGAAGGATCAGGAGCTCATCCTCTTGGttcagctgggagagctggacAGAGAGATGATaaggaggcaggaggaagaggacacCAAGATGTTAGGGCAGATTTCACTCCTTGACATCCTGATCTGCGAGAGGGAGAAGATGCTCGAGCAACCTGCCAGCAGATTCCTGCAGGTTGGATCCTCTACTGGGCAAGATGGGAGAGAGGTCACACACAGCGTTATCTTGGCTGGGGTCTTCCTCCAGTTTGAGGGTGGGAAGACTGAGCCttgtccctctctctctttcaggaTGCCCAAGGCGCTGTGGACAGGTACGTCAGGACAAAGAGGACCAAATTGTCCTTCTGTCCAGATCTGGTTGGCATCTCCAAGCCCAGAacagagggacatgggggaccaccagctcacccaccacccccaaaccaccccgGCTGGAGGAGGGATGGTCCCAGCTCATCGCTGTGAGTCCGGGCTCTGAGGAGAAACATTTGCATCCAGGTGGGAGATAAGCAGCACCCAGAAGACAACGGAGACCTTCTTGGACCTGGAGCAGAGGCTCAGCGTCATTTCTCAACAAACCAAGGTCCTCGGAGAGACGCTGGGGAGATTCCAAGGTGCTGTGGGACGGGACTAGATGGAGGCAGGGGTGGATTTTCTCCACTCAGGGTGGGcgcagctctgcctgctgccgGTTTTCCTGTTCTCCCAGGAAAACCACGCCAGAGACAGCAGAATTAAGAGCTGGAGAGTGTGTTCTTCATCCTTTGCTCTTCGTTGCCTAGACACGTTGCCATCTGAACTGGAGCAAGAGCAAGGACCGTctccaggaggagatggagaaggtgaGGCTCTTGGGAAGAGCAGTGGTGAGGGAGGGCTCCGGCAAAGCTGGGATTTGCCAAAACGGTGCCTAAAATGGTCAGGAAATGATGAGTTGAGGTCGCTGAAGCTACAAAGAAGCTCCTCCTGGTCCTCCAGCGCAAGGCCAGGCTTTCCCAAGCAGGAAGAGGTGCAGATATCTCTGCTCTCAAGCCCAGGACAGATGTGCGATGCTTCTCCCAGCTGGGGCAAAGCGTTTCTGGGAGGCGATGTCCTCCTCTAACACCActttctcctccatcccttgCAGCGTTCATCACTCTGGACCCCGACACCACCAACGCCCATCTTGTCCTGTCGCGGAACCGACGTGGGGTGCGATGGAGGGACGCAGGCCAGGAggtgccccccaccccacagcGATTCGACGTCTCCTGCTGCGTCCTGGGCTGCCGGGGCTTCACCACGGGGAAGCATTCCTGGGTGGTGGAGGTGGTCGGAAGCAGGACCTGGGCGCTTGGGGTGGCCCGGTTCTCTGTGCCAAGGAAGACATGGCTTGAGTTTCAGCCGGAGAAGGGGATTTGGGCGCTGGGGCGGTGCGGGAATCGGTACCACGCCTTCACCTCCCCCATCACCACCTTCCCCGTCACTGGGAAAACTGGGAGGGTGCGGGTGGCTCTGGATTATGGAGCAGGGCGAGTGGCATTTTACCTCAACGGGCGCGAGGTCCCCATCTTCACCTTCCAAAAAGCCTCGTTTGGAGGGGAAAGCATCTTCCCATTCTTCTGGCTGGGGAGAGGAACCCACTTCCGTCTCTGCCCGTGAGCTCTCTTTGCCCTCACCCCCTCCTGATTCCGGgtggttttgctgctctttgtccacccttttccatcttttatttttaatgatgttaCCCAGGAATCTCTTCCAGCAGAACGT
It encodes:
- the LOC128849638 gene encoding tripartite motif-containing protein 10-like; this translates as MRIRENEAEIRRLSELLEERESEIQELKAREAAAEPPEELGNSWFSLDSEEEHNPTQGGFPPELDDVAAALGERDKKIEEITEELADRDAQIGELAAELEARDARIDELSTAMAKRERRMGECRALQGSGWDSPTAIPTHPSFLLAEVLVAELEEHRARLRKCIAEHPKEEEKMANVTLDPETAHPRLILSQDQKSVRWEYILQEPPSNPERFDADPCVLGCEAFTSGRHCWVVDLAEGQFCAVGVSKESLRRKGSISFNPEEGIWAVQQWGFKNRALTDPPTLLDLPRVPRRIRICLDYDWGEVAFFDFDNKTPIFTFPPASFAGERIRPWFWVELGALSLVR
- the LOC104059735 gene encoding zinc finger protein RFP; protein product: MASGSSRAGDSEEESTHHTVLQHQLDPRHLGCGPTSCGGGTAQSWPKQGRFGDAEAVGYRRQLRKGNFQPKQHLEHLVEKLKLLGLEGGSGEREHLCSWRKRMLASKGVGKPPGFSCGGPRNCGGPAATHEEESAHEDKEQIRCDLEKLKKQREAILELKMSGERRCQDYLTQTEVERQKIVSEFRQLRRFLKDQELILLVQLGELDREMIRRQEEEDTKMMPKALWTETFASRWEISSTQKTTETFLDLEQRLSVISQQTKVLGETLGRFQDTLPSELEQEQGPSPGGDGEAFITLDPDTTNAHLVLSRNRRGVRWRDAGQEVPPTPQRFDVSCCVLGCRGFTTGKHSWVVEVVGSRTWALGVARFSVPRKTWLEFQPEKGIWALGRCGNRYHAFTSPITTFPVTGKTGRVRVALDYGAGRVAFYLNGREVPIFTFQKASFGGESIFPFFWLGRGTHFRLCP